A single Corvus hawaiiensis isolate bCorHaw1 chromosome 26, bCorHaw1.pri.cur, whole genome shotgun sequence DNA region contains:
- the MTFR1 gene encoding mitochondrial fission regulator 1 yields MICWLKRLIRMALEQIGLNMESVLWSSKPYGSSRSIVRKIGTNLSLIQCPRVHFQLISHVTEGNSPVQLREDAVASFADVGWIAEEEGEVSTRLRSEVWSKTTQPLPGEAHHSRTSPRRQMRLQSPEEEPVPRSAVMANEEALQKISALENELASLRAQIAKIVTLQEQQNLTTVGSSPVASAAVPVAPPPPPPPPPPLPPPPSSGLQQNKSAIDLIKERKNKKMNAGQNVVENGPKKPEVPNMLEILKDMNSVKLRAVKRSSEGTKSKVSQPADPATLIAEALRKKFAYRYRNDSQGETEKVIPKAETKTQTEVVLFGPHMLKSTGKMKTLIEKS; encoded by the exons ATGATTTGCTGGCTGAAGCGCTTAATTAGGATGGCTTTGGAACAAATTGGATTGAACATGGAATCA GTGCTTTGGTCAAGCAAGCCTTATGGTTCATCTCGAAGTATTGTAAGAAAAATTGGTACTAACCTCTCTCTTATACAGTGTCCGAGAGTTCACTTTCAG CTTATTTCTCATGTCACGGAAGGAAACAGTCCTGTTCAACTCAGAGAAGATGCAGTGGCCTCCTTTGCAGATGTGGGATGGATTGCTGAAGAAGAAGGTGAAGTCTCTACAAGGCTCAG GTCAGAAGTTTGGTCAAAAACAACCCAGCCTCTTCCAGGTGAAGCACATCATTCCAGGACGTCCCCACGCAGACAAATGCGCTTACAAAGCCCGGAAGAGGAGCCAGTGCCCAGGAGCGCAGTGATGGCAAATGAAGAAGCGCTGCAGAAGATCAGTGCTCTAGAAAATGAACTGGCCTCTTTAAGAGCACAAATAGCCAAAATTGTAACCTTGCAAGAACAGCAGAACTTGACAACAG TTGGGTCTAGTCCAGTTGCTTCAGCTGCTGTCCCTGTTGCACCTCCACCGCcgccaccacctcctcctcctctgccaccaCCCCCTTCCTCAGGTCTGCAACAGAATAAGTCTGCGATTGATCTCattaaagagaggaaaaacaaaaaaatgaacgCTGGCCAGAATGTGGTGGAAAATGGGCCAAAGAAGCCTGAAGTACCAAACATGCTAGAAATCCTCAAAGACATGAACAGCGTGAAACTGCGTGCGGTGAAAAG atCCTCAGAAGGTACAAAATCTAAAGTGTCTCAGCCTGCAGATCCTGCTACATTAATAGCAGAAGCTCTCAGAAAGAAATTTGCTTACCGATACCGAAATGATAGCCAAGgtgaaacagaaaaagtgaTTCCAAAGGCTGAAACAAAGACACAGACTGAGGTGGTGCTG tttggACCACACATGCTGAAGTccacaggaaaaatgaagaCTTTAATTGAAAAATCTTAG